The Pan troglodytes isolate AG18354 chromosome 8, NHGRI_mPanTro3-v2.0_pri, whole genome shotgun sequence genome window below encodes:
- the ARHGAP22 gene encoding rho GTPase-activating protein 22 isoform X10 encodes MASSQRDMEDWVQAIRRVIWAPLGGGTARRSHAHPLEPLPPGIFGQRLEETVHHERKYGPRLAPLLVEQCVDFIRERGLTEEGLFRMPGQANLVRDLQDSFDCGEKPLFDSTTDVHTVASLLKLYLRELPEPVVPFARYEDFLSCAQLLTKDEGEGTLELAKQVSNLPQANYNLLRYICKFLDEVQAYSNVNKMSVQNLATVFGPNILRPQVEDPVTIMEGTSLVQHLMTVLIRKHSQLFTAPVPEGPTSPRGGLQCAVGWGSEEVTRDSQGEPGGPGLPAHRTSSLDGAAVAVLSRTAPTGPGSRCSPGKKVQTLPSWKSSFRQPRSLSGSPKGGGSSLEVPIISSGGNWLMNGLSSLRGHRRASSGDRLKDSGSVQRLSTYDNVPAPGLVPGIPSVASMAWSGASSSESSVGGSLSSCTACRASDSSARSSLHTDWALEPSPLPSSSEDPKSLDLDHSMDEAGAGASNSEPSEPDSPTREHARRSEALQGLVTELRAELCRQRTEYERSVKRIEEGSADLRKRMSRLEEELDQEKKKYIMLEIKLRNSERAREDAERRNQLLQREMEEFFSTLGSLTVGAKGARAPK; translated from the exons GGATCTTTGGGCAGCGCCTAGAGGAAACAGTCCACCACGAGCGGAAGTATGGCCCCCGCCTGGCGCCCCTGCTGGTGGAGCAGTGTGTGGACTTCATCCGGGAGCGTGGGCTCACTGAGGAGGGGCTGTTCCGCATGCCGGGCCAGGCCAACCTGGTGAGGGACCTGCAGGATTCCTTCGACTGTGGGGAGAAGCCACTGTTTGACAG CACAACAGACGTGCACACGGTGGCCTCCCTGCTGAAGCTGTACCTGCGGGAGCTCCCCGAGCCCGTGGTCCCCTTCGCCAGGTACGAGGACTTCCTCAGCTGCGCCCAGCTGCTCACCAAGGACGAGGGGGAG GGTACTCTGGAGTTGGCCAAACAAGTGAGCAACCTTCCTCAGGCAAATTACAACCTGCTCAGATACATCTGCAA GTTTCTGGATGAAGTTCAGGCATACTCAAATGTCAACAAGATGAGTGTCCAGAATCTGGCAACCGTTTTTGGACCTAACATTCTGCGGCCACAGGTAGAGGACCCAGTAACCATCATGGAAG GCACCTCCCTCGTCCAGCACCTGATGACCGTCCTCATCCGCAAACACAGCCAGCTCTTCACGGCACCGGTCCCGGAAGGGCCCACCTCCCCACGCGGGGGCCTGCAATGCGCAGTGGGGTGGGGCTCCGAGGAGGTCACCAGGGACAGCCAAGGAGAGCCCGGCGGCCCCGGCCTGCCCGCGCACAGGACCTCTTCCCTGGACGGGGCGGCCGTGGCGGTGCTCTCCAGAACAGCCCCCACGGGGCCGGGGAGCCGGTGCAGCCCTGGGAAGAAGGTGCAGACCCTGCCCAGTTGGAAGTCCTCCTTCCGGCAGCCGAGGTCCCTATCGGGAAGCCCGAAGGGGGGCGGCTCATCCCTGGAGGTGCCCATCATCTCCTCCGGCGGGAACTGGCTTATGAACGGGCTGTCCTCCCTGCGTGGACACCGCCGGGCCTCGTCGGGAGACCGGCTCAAGGACTCGGGCTCCGTGCAGAGACTCTCCACCTACGACAATGTGCCCGCGCCGGGCCTGGTCCCCGGCATACCCAGCGTGGCCAGCATGGCGTGGTCCGGGGCCTCGTCCAGCGAGTCGTCGGTGGGGGGCTCACTCAGCAGCTGCACGGCCTGCCGCGCCAGCGACTCGTCTGCCCGCAGTTCCCTGCACACCGACTGGGCCCTGGAGCCCTCCCCGCTCCCCAGCAGCAGCGAGGACCCCAAGTCCCTGGACCTGGACCACAGCATGGACGAGGCGGGCGCGGGTGCCAGCAACAGCGAGCCCAGCGAGCCGGACAGCCCCACCCGCGAGCACGCGCGCCGCTCCGAGGCCTTACAGGGGCTGGTCACTGAGCTCAGGGCCGAGCTGTGCCGCCAGCGGACTGAGTACGAGAGGAGTGTGAAAAG AATCGAAGAAGGGAGTGCTGACCTGAGAAAACGAATGTCCCGGTTAGAAGAAGAACTggaccaggaaaagaaaaaatacatcatGCTGGAAATAAAGCTGCGGAACTCTGAACGGGCGCGGGAGGACGCGGAGAGGAGGAACCAGCTGTTGCAGAGGGAAATGGAGGAGTTTTTTTCGACCCTAGGAAGCTTGACTGTTGGGGCAAAAGGTGCCAGGGCCCCAAAGTAA
- the ARHGAP22 gene encoding rho GTPase-activating protein 22 isoform X9: MPFWPIRCLKRSRRLPRGGAGEREKVPANPEALLLMASSQRDMEDWVQAIRRVIWAPLGGGIFGQRLEETVHHERKYGPRLAPLLVEQCVDFIRERGLTEEGLFRMPGQANLVRDLQDSFDCGEKPLFDSTTDVHTVASLLKLYLRELPEPVVPFARYEDFLSCAQLLTKDEGEGTLELAKQVSNLPQANYNLLRYICKFLDEVQAYSNVNKMSVQNLATVFGPNILRPQVEDPVTIMEGTSLVQHLMTVLIRKHSQLFTAPVPEGPTSPRGGLQCAVGWGSEEVTRDSQGEPGGPGLPAHRTSSLDGAAVAVLSRTAPTGPGSRCSPGKKVQTLPSWKSSFRQPRSLSGSPKGGGSSLEVPIISSGGNWLMNGLSSLRGHRRASSGDRLKDSGSVQRLSTYDNVPAPGLVPGIPSVASMAWSGASSSESSVGGSLSSCTACRASDSSARSSLHTDWALEPSPLPSSSEDPKSLDLDHSMDEAGAGASNSEPSEPDSPTREHARRSEALQGLVTELRAELCRQRTEYERSVKRIEEGSADLRKRMSRLEEELDQEKKKYIMLEIKLRNSERAREDAERRNQLLQREMEEFFSTLGSLTVGAKGARAPK; the protein is encoded by the exons GGATCTTTGGGCAGCGCCTAGAGGAAACAGTCCACCACGAGCGGAAGTATGGCCCCCGCCTGGCGCCCCTGCTGGTGGAGCAGTGTGTGGACTTCATCCGGGAGCGTGGGCTCACTGAGGAGGGGCTGTTCCGCATGCCGGGCCAGGCCAACCTGGTGAGGGACCTGCAGGATTCCTTCGACTGTGGGGAGAAGCCACTGTTTGACAG CACAACAGACGTGCACACGGTGGCCTCCCTGCTGAAGCTGTACCTGCGGGAGCTCCCCGAGCCCGTGGTCCCCTTCGCCAGGTACGAGGACTTCCTCAGCTGCGCCCAGCTGCTCACCAAGGACGAGGGGGAG GGTACTCTGGAGTTGGCCAAACAAGTGAGCAACCTTCCTCAGGCAAATTACAACCTGCTCAGATACATCTGCAA GTTTCTGGATGAAGTTCAGGCATACTCAAATGTCAACAAGATGAGTGTCCAGAATCTGGCAACCGTTTTTGGACCTAACATTCTGCGGCCACAGGTAGAGGACCCAGTAACCATCATGGAAG GCACCTCCCTCGTCCAGCACCTGATGACCGTCCTCATCCGCAAACACAGCCAGCTCTTCACGGCACCGGTCCCGGAAGGGCCCACCTCCCCACGCGGGGGCCTGCAATGCGCAGTGGGGTGGGGCTCCGAGGAGGTCACCAGGGACAGCCAAGGAGAGCCCGGCGGCCCCGGCCTGCCCGCGCACAGGACCTCTTCCCTGGACGGGGCGGCCGTGGCGGTGCTCTCCAGAACAGCCCCCACGGGGCCGGGGAGCCGGTGCAGCCCTGGGAAGAAGGTGCAGACCCTGCCCAGTTGGAAGTCCTCCTTCCGGCAGCCGAGGTCCCTATCGGGAAGCCCGAAGGGGGGCGGCTCATCCCTGGAGGTGCCCATCATCTCCTCCGGCGGGAACTGGCTTATGAACGGGCTGTCCTCCCTGCGTGGACACCGCCGGGCCTCGTCGGGAGACCGGCTCAAGGACTCGGGCTCCGTGCAGAGACTCTCCACCTACGACAATGTGCCCGCGCCGGGCCTGGTCCCCGGCATACCCAGCGTGGCCAGCATGGCGTGGTCCGGGGCCTCGTCCAGCGAGTCGTCGGTGGGGGGCTCACTCAGCAGCTGCACGGCCTGCCGCGCCAGCGACTCGTCTGCCCGCAGTTCCCTGCACACCGACTGGGCCCTGGAGCCCTCCCCGCTCCCCAGCAGCAGCGAGGACCCCAAGTCCCTGGACCTGGACCACAGCATGGACGAGGCGGGCGCGGGTGCCAGCAACAGCGAGCCCAGCGAGCCGGACAGCCCCACCCGCGAGCACGCGCGCCGCTCCGAGGCCTTACAGGGGCTGGTCACTGAGCTCAGGGCCGAGCTGTGCCGCCAGCGGACTGAGTACGAGAGGAGTGTGAAAAG AATCGAAGAAGGGAGTGCTGACCTGAGAAAACGAATGTCCCGGTTAGAAGAAGAACTggaccaggaaaagaaaaaatacatcatGCTGGAAATAAAGCTGCGGAACTCTGAACGGGCGCGGGAGGACGCGGAGAGGAGGAACCAGCTGTTGCAGAGGGAAATGGAGGAGTTTTTTTCGACCCTAGGAAGCTTGACTGTTGGGGCAAAAGGTGCCAGGGCCCCAAAGTAA